The Fusarium poae strain DAOMC 252244 chromosome 2, whole genome shotgun sequence nucleotide sequence TTGGAAACGAGATGATACGGGTAGTTATGGATCTCTGGGTAGGTAGCTACCGAGTACGTACTGACTGGATGAAGAGCAATAGTTATAGACTACGGTATTGGAGCTTGGTTAAATTTGGCGGGAGATCACCTCAGTGACTCTGGTGGGTAGGCGTAGGCGCAATCTGAGTAGCAATCTGGCTTGGGGGTGGTGCGCCTTCGAGTCTTCCACCTACCCAGCTCGGGTTAAGGCTCTCCGCTCTGGGGCGAGGCTCTAGCCGTGTTCGCTGTCAGGACGACCTGGATCGGTCGCTCAGTGGGCGGGACGAGCTTCTAATGGAAGTCTGGGTGGACTCAGTTGATGATGCCAGACGAGGTCAGGGGCTGGGTTATCTTGAATTGTATCTGATGCTTGTAGTTACATAGCTGCTTGCCATCGTGGAAGAACCGAAGAACCAATCGGCTGTTCGCATTAAGTTGGTACATAGGTAGTCAAGTTTTTTTCGGATCAACAAGCCTAGATTGGACGATATTGAGAGCTCCCATGATGTTGTaggtttcttttcttttttttggtgGTATATTGAATATGATGATTTCACTGGTTGGTACATGAAGCGAATGATGTTTGATTTGATGGTTGCAGCTGGGTTCGGGAGAGGAAAGGATGGATGGAGAGAAACCGGGCAAGGTTGGCTGAAGTGAACAAAAAAGGGTCGGAGCGACGGCGACGACCGCAGGGTTCCCCTAGCTGCAGGTTCGTGCAGCAGTAGCACCCACTGTAAATGGATGGAGGGGCTTTTTTTGTAGATGCGAAATATGTGAATGGAGGTAGGTACTTTGTATTTGATGATTGAATCACAGAAGATAAAGTACATCCCAGGCCAGCCTTTTGTATTTGTATTTCCAACCGTGCGAAATATGATATGGAACGATGCTAGAATGATTCTCCGAGATATGACCAAGCTGTTGCCGCCTATCGTCCAGGTGCAGCATGTAAACTCTAGACTGTACCGTTGTTGAGAAATGATAACTTTTAATATTGAAGAAATAGTAGATAAAAAAACAGCAGCTACAAATTTCTAGGTTTTGTCTGTGGTCAGGACCCATGATCCCGTTGTTCTACCACCTATACCTGTAACACGCTCCATTCCTTCCATTGTTCTATCCTATAAAATTCTCAGTATGAATTGCAACTGTAACTGTAGCAGTGATGAATATTATCCCGTGATTACCTGTAGGTTGTCTGTATCCGTACCTTACCTCATTAACCTGTCCGCGGGCATCATCCTGTCGTTGCCGCTCCCGATGCCACTGGCCAAGTCGAGCCAGCGCCCACTTGTCGTCCACTCTTAGATTATCCACCCAACGCACACGCCCCCCTGTAACTACAGTCTGTAGCTCGCATTCCCATTCCCCCCTAACTAAAGGGCCCCTACCACTCACAATCCTTCTCGCTCCTCTCTCCTCCagctctctctctctctccggCCTTTCCCTCTCCACTTGCTTTGCATTTCGCCCATTTCAATCCATCTACCATCCTCAGCCGGCCGAGCTCCTGTTTTCGTCTATCGTCAATTTCTCTTCTCGAAAGTCGCTCTTTTCTGCTCTGTTCCCCTTGAGCTCGACTTGGACCTAAGCATCGTCGTTCTTCTTTACAATCCTCAACTCGACACCGCCTCTTGGTCCCCGGAATCTCGTTTAATCTCTCCTGTCGCGCGTCAACCACCCGACACCACTCACCCGGCCGATCACGATGAATTCTCAGGGCAACAACGATGTCTCCCCCGAGGCTATGCAATCGCGAATTCAGCAGGCTCGTCGCGAAGCCGAAACTCTGAAGGACCGAATTAAGAGGAAGAaggatgaccttgccgacaCAACTCGTACGTGCCTCCCGATTGCCTAGCCAGCTCCCAACACCACTGGCGAACGAAATAACAGCAGCCATTCAACAATGCTCCCGTTCTGCTGACACGCGTCACATCAACATGATACACATTCCAGAGAAATCAATGCTGACTCGATCTTTTTCAATTCTTTAGTTCGCGCAGTCGCGCAACAGGCACATGAGCCTATTCCCAAGAACCAGCTCATGAAGGCTAAGCGAACGCTGAAGGGTCACTTGGCCAAGATTTACGCTATGCACTGGTCAACCGACAGGAGGCACCTAGTTTCTGCTTCGCAGGATGGCAAGCTCATTATTTGGGACGCCTACACCACCAACAAAGTGCACGCCATTCCCCTGCGATCCTCCTGGGTCATGACCTGCGCCTACGCCCCTAGTGGTAACTTTGTTGCTTGCGGTGGTCTCGACAACATCTGCTCCATCTACAACTTGAACCAGCAACGCGATGGTCCTACTCGCGTTGCCCGTGAACTTTCTGGTCATGCTGGTTACCTTTCTTGCTGTCGATTCATCAACGACCGTAGTATTCTAACATCCTCTGGTGACATGACTTGTATGAAGTGGGATATCGAGACGGGTCAGAAGGTTACCGAGTTTGCCGACCATCTCGGCGACGTCATGAGCATCAGCCTTAACCCCACTAACCAAAACACCTTCATCTCTGGTGCTTGCGATGCTTTCGCCAAGTTATGGGATATTCGTGCCGGAAAGGCCGTTCAGACCTTCGCTGGCCACGAGTCCGATATCAATGCCATCCAGTTCTTCCCTGATGGCCACTCTTTCGTTACCGGCTCCGATGATGCTACTTGCCGACTCTTTGATATCCGTGCGGATCGCGAACTCAACCTCTACGGGGTAAGTATGGGTCTTGCCAAACTGGCTCTGTGCAGGCTAACGCAATTGGCAGTCCGAGTCCATTCTTTGCGGTATTACTTCGGTGGCTACTTCTGTGTCAGGACGTCTCCTTTTCGCTGGTTACGATGACTTTGAGTGCAAGGTAAGCATGGCTCCGTTTGTGGTGTCACAAACAATCCTTTCTAGGGCGACTTGTGCTAATATTGATAAATTAGGTCTGGGATATCACTCGAGGTGAGAAGGTTGGCTCTCTGGTTGGCCACGAGAACCGTGTCAGCTGCTTGGGAGTTAGCAATGACGGTACAAGCCTGTGCACAGGATCATGGGATTCTTTGGTAAGTATTTGGGACAGTCTGAGAAGTAAAGAAAGAATTGCTAACTCTTGCCAGCTTAAAATCTGGGCTTACTAATTGTCGTTCGCGACCATGAAACTATTTGTCTGGATATATAAATGCCAGTACGTGCTCGCGGCCTCTATACCATCTGCGCTCGAACGACTATATTGCCCATCGAATTCGAGAGCTAAAGATGCCCATCTTGAGTTCGACCATTAGCGAATGCAGGACGACGTGACGAACCGCACCTTACCTTTACCACATACCCCTACCAACGACTTTCTTCAGCCGGTCGCGAGCACTCCAATACGGGCTGCTGACTCGTGGTGGATTTGGGGAGAAAATACACTGGCTGATGCGATACCTCTTTTTCATTACTATTTTCATTGTTTTTCACATTTCCTGTTCTCTTTTCGCGCATGCAAAATTCTATGCACCATAGTTTCCCCTTTTCTGACACAACCCGGGCTGTTAGTAATGGGTGGTTGGTTGTATTATTGGATGGGTTTCCTCTGTTGTTCAGTTGCCCTCTGTATGTGTATCGACTCTCAGCGGCTTACATCTTTCGGTCCCGGGCTGTTTCTATCGCAGAACGAATAATTACGGAGCCAAGGTCTGCAAAGCTATAGGGGGGACGATTTTATATGAGGGGAATCCACGGGAGTTGACGGCTATACCGAGCAAAATTTCAGTCCTCGAGATAATACATCATGATGTTTCAAAACTACGCGACTTCTTCCCGTTCTCGACCTGACTTGCAATCGATTGTTGATCTGTCTTGGAACTGTACGAACTACATACTCAGGCCCATCCAACAATTTGCCTGTGTTGCTTTGAGGTCGCCGCTCTTAGGTGAAGACATTGGCCTGCGACATCAGCTGTGTACTAGTCTGATATATGGGGAAACCATCACTGGGATACGTTGATCTCGAAGTGTTATTGATGATGGGATCCAGCCACCTTGTGCCATTGGCAGTCAGCGGATGTTCAGTCTTTGAAGGGAACAAAAGAATGATGAAAACAgataaagagaagaagactACTTAGATGCTATAGGAAAGCTCAATGGATATTAAAATGATGTATTGTTGAAGCTATGTTCATCCACAACCCAAACATGTTTGACAAGCCGTTGAAACACGGTGCGCCTGATCATTGGCATTAAACACAAATGACATGTACATTCATGTGGCATCAATAATTGCTGATTGCATTCGCATTGATGGCGTATGGAGTTATAATTCCAACGCATACGTTCCAGACTCAATGTATATCAATCACATGTGATCTCACAAGAAGACGGGCCGGAACCTTAACTTAACTAATGTATTAAGTGAACGAGTTACCGTCATTCCCGAGAAGTAACATATGTAGGGAGCCGTCTCGGGGGAATCCAATATGTGCCCATGCACGGTAAAGGACGAGCTGTAAGAGCAAACTACGGACGAACATCCCGGCTGTTGTGTAACCTGTTCGCGGAAACTTACAAGCCTAGTACCGAATAACTCTGGCTTGATATATTGTATAGTGTTTCATTCACTAAGCATTCGTGAACTTATATGTATCTTCTGGGAGTCGTACGAGTGGAAGGCCACTGATGTATCAGGCAACGACTTGGTTAGGGTCTACGAGTTTGTTGTAAACAATGAAGTCAACATCCAGTGCTTATTGCTCACAGGTTATGTCTTTTTGACCAACAGAACTTGGCGGGAAAGCGATTGCGAAAGCTTTGTTATGTGTTTTTTTGTCTGACATGCCGTTGCTGGACAGCTCAAAGCAAGACAAGAGAACTCAATGCTTCGAACCGACGTATGAAGAACAAAGAAGACAATGcattgacaagatggacATGTCTGTGGAACAGTGCATCACGGGATTGAGACAAGATGCGCTGTCAACCGACGCTTCACAACGTCCGTGGCTTGCACTCGCCCGAGGTTTCTCACGTCCATCGTTGCACATTGTTCTTGTTCGTTTGTGGAAATCTGAGCTGTGCGCCCAAATCAACGGCGCCAATGGATTTGACCATGAGACGAAGATGAAATGGAAATCACCAACCAAGACAACACTCTTCTAGTCGGATTCGATGCATTGATGAATCACAGGCGTGGGTATGCATGTAACTGTATCGTGGAGAGGCTGTCTCTTGATAAACAGTACTGAGAGCTGTTGAGACCCAGATTATTATACCCAATACCAGAACACTTCTGGAAGACTTCGGCGATGCCGAAGCATGGGGAACTTAGAAAACAGCTTTGACCATGATGGACCCGCCAGCATCACCTGGCAATCTCAAGTATTTCGGCGTTCATGACAGATTAGTACGATAACGGCCTATGAATAGCAGTGTTGTATTACGAAGTTACGGGTTGGACCCTTTAACTCTTAGCCTTAGCTTCGAGAATAGTGACAATGCTGGGGAAATAAGAATGAGTTGGCCATGGCTTGTAATGATGTGCATTAGAAGAATTGGAAACACGCTAGAACGGCACTCAATGGCGTTTAACATGGCCGACCGTTGACCGAAGACTTGCTTGGCTGTTTGATGTCGCGTTTACCGCTATTGTCGCCATTTTTGGCTGATCTGAACTGTCAAACCTGGAGATCCAAGGATCGCATGACGAATGCAGCCTCGTAGGGCAGACGAACGCCCCATCATCACGACATGTCCGCGCGCATTGTAAAGACAATTTGTTCAACACGAACGGCGAAGCCGACAGTTGCGATGTCTCACTCGTTTTGCCAATGCGTCCTTTCATCCTCAGGTCGCGATTCATGTTGAAAAGAAGCAAGACAAATCCTGATTGTGCCGTCACGATGCCCGAGCTCAGACGTCGCTTGTCTCGACTGCCCAAAGGCAGcgatcatcgtcatcctccttGATGTTTCCTTGGTAGACCGCCTGAGAGTCTGTAACAAGAGCGTGCTTTGCGAGATCATGTGCCGCTACACTCGGCTTCTGGTAATTCCTTGGCCGTGTTGTTCATGGCATAAAGGCAGAAGGGTGGAGCTGAGTCGTGAAACGAGTGCGGGTTGTATTGTTGGTCCTAGACCGCCCCCTGTTGTCCGTGGACTTGGGCAGCAAGCAACCAACAATAAGCATAGGCGAAGCACAGGCAGAGCACGGAACTTGAGATGGCTTGAGACCTTAAGTGGGCGCGAGTGTTACTTGATCTTACTACATGTTACGAATGATGCCATGCTTGAGATTGCGTGGCATTCACAAAATTCCCCGATACGTTCAATGGCAGGCAAGGCAGTGAGTGATGAGATTGTCACTTTCTCAGCCTGGTGATCGAAAGTGGAAGAGTGGATAGGTATTTAGGACAGTTGATTGATTCGCTCAAGATGCCTgtgtacctactaaggtattgATAGCCAGGTACAGTGCTACTGTATGTCAGGAACCCGCGTGGCGTTGCCGAGTTTGTTTCCGGACTGTCGCAGAATGTGTTGGTGGTTGG carries:
- the GB1 gene encoding Guanine nucleotide-binding protein subunit beta (BUSCO:28471at5125), giving the protein MNSQGNNDVSPEAMQSRIQQARREAETLKDRIKRKKDDLADTTLRAVAQQAHEPIPKNQLMKAKRTLKGHLAKIYAMHWSTDRRHLVSASQDGKLIIWDAYTTNKVHAIPLRSSWVMTCAYAPSGNFVACGGLDNICSIYNLNQQRDGPTRVARELSGHAGYLSCCRFINDRSILTSSGDMTCMKWDIETGQKVTEFADHLGDVMSISLNPTNQNTFISGACDAFAKLWDIRAGKAVQTFAGHESDINAIQFFPDGHSFVTGSDDATCRLFDIRADRELNLYGSESILCGITSVATSVSGRLLFAGYDDFECKVWDITRGEKVGSLVGHENRVSCLGVSNDGTSLCTGSWDSLLKIWAY